ACTGTTTGAGGAGCGTTTTATCGTATCAAATATTCCGTATAAGATCGTCGGTGGTGTAAACTTTTATGCCAGAAAAGAAGTGAAGGATCTTCTTGCTTATTTAAAGACGATTGACAATGCACGTGATGATCTTGCGGTGCGTCGTATTTTAAATGTTCCAAAACGTGGCATTGGCGCAACGACTGTAAACCGTGTGACTGATTATGCTGGGGCATATGATATCAGCTTTTATGATGCATTAAAGCGTGCAGATGAAATCCCGTCCATTGGAAAAGCAGCATCAAAAGTAAAGCCATTCGTAAATCTTATTCAGGTGTTCCGGAGTAAACTGGAGTTTATCAGCATTTCAGAGCTGCTTCGTGAAGTGATCGAGGAAACAGGATATGTTAAGGAACTTCAGGCGGAAGGTACCGATGAAGCTGAGGCAAGGATCGAGAATATCGATGAGCTTTTAAGTAAGGTTGTAAGCTATGAGGAAAGCGAGGAACATCCGACACTGAGCGGTTTTCTGGAAGAAGTAGCACTGGTGGCAGACATTGACAGCCTGGAAGATGACAGCGACTATGTTGTCTTGATGACGCTGCACAGTGCAAAGGGACTGGAATTTCCTAAAGTGTATTTAGCAGGTATGGAGGATGGTCTGTTCCCAAGCTATATGTCGATCACGTCGGATGATTCAAGTGAGCAGTTAGAGGAAGAACGCCGCCTTGCTTATGTGGGTATTACCCGTGCAATGAAAGAATTGACGATCACCTGTGCAAGGCAGAGAATGATCCGAGGTGAGACACAGTACAATAAAGTTTCACGATTTGTCAAAGAAATTCCTGCAGAACTTTTAGATGGAAAAGAAACAGTTCCTGCAAGAAAGGAAGCGGGTACTTCAACTGGAAATGAATGGAGTGCAAAATCAAAACGGATGAACATGAAACAGCAGCCTTCCGGACAGAGCATGCAGGCGCGTGCATTTGCGTCTGTTCATACGAAAGCGGAAAAACTGCCATATGATATTGCTGACCGTGTTTTACATACAAGGTTTGGAGAAGGCACTGTAGTTGCGATCGTAGAAGGTGGACGGGACTATGAAGTCACGGTTCAGTTTGATACAGTGGGCATCAAAAAAATGTTTGCTTCTTTTGCAAAATTAAAAAAGATATAAAAATGTTTAATTTATAAATTTTTAATAGGCGAAATGGGAAACATATGATATAATATTAACATGTAATGAATTTACATTGCGGAATGTAATACGCATAATATTAGAATCATCAGGTAACATATGACTGTGAGATACAGCAGTCTGAAAATAGAAGGAGGGGAGCCCTATGAACAAGATGGACGATTTAAAAGATTTAGTTAACATTTCAAGATTAAACGAACTGCTGAATAAAAAAGAAGCAGAGGAAGAGAAGAAAGCTTCCAAAGTTGTCTGGGTATTTGCGATTATCGGAATTATTGCCGCAGTGGCAGCAGCAGTTTATGGAATTTATCGTTTCTTTGCACCGGATTATCTGGAAGATTTTGAGGATGACTTCGAGGATGATTTTGATGATGATTTCTTTGAAGACGAAGAAGATGACGACAAAGCAGAAGAGCCGGCAGAGGAAAAAACAGAAGAGTAAGAAATATCTTAGGGGGCTGCAGTGTTGCAGCCCTTTTTAGTTTGTGTTAATAGAAAAAGAAAGGAACTGGTTATGAAAAAAGGGCAGATCGTAGAAGGAATCATTGAAAGGGTGGATTTCCCGAATAAAGGAATTTTAAGAACGGAAGATGGTACACGTGTGATCGTAAAAAATGCGATCATGGGACAGAAAGTATCAGCAGCAGTCAATAAGGTCAGAAAAGGAAAATGCGAAGGACGACTGCTTGAAATATTGGAAAAATCTGCACTGGAGCTGCCGGAACCTGGATGTGTTCATTATGGGATCTGTGGTGGCTGTACATTCCAGAGCCTTCCATATGAGGAACAGCTTAAGATGAAAGAAAAGCAGGTCAAAGACCTGATCGACGCAGTCATCACTGAAGAAAATAAGGGATATGAGTTTTTACCAATCAAAGCAAGTCCAAGACCAAAAGCATACCGCAACAAGATGGAGTTTTCATTTGGAGATGAATATAAGGATGGTCCGTTGGCACTTGGAATGCACAAACGCGGCAGTTTTTATGATATCGTAAATGTAGGAGAGTGCCAGATCGTAGACGAAGATTTCCGTCGTGTGCTTAAGATCACGTTGGAATATTTTAAGGAAAAACAGATTTCATTTTATCATAAACTCCGTCACACCGGGTACCTCCGTCATTTTCTTGTGAGAAAAGCAGCAAAAACAGGAGAGATTTTAGTTGACCTTGTGACAACTACACAGATGGAGGAACTTAGTGGGGAAAATGAAAGTGCATTATTAGAAGGCTGGGTGAAAAAACTTTGTGAGGAAAAATATGACGGTGTGCTAAAAGGAATCCTTCATACAAAAAATGACAGCGTTGCCGATACGATCAAAAATGAGGGGACAGATATTTTATTTGGACAGGACTTCTTTTATGAGGAACTGCTTGGTCTGAAGTTTAAAATCACGCCATTTTCCTTTTTCCAGACAAATTCCCTTGGTGCAGAAGTACTCTATCAGACTGCACGTGAATTTATCGGGGATGCGCTCGACGATGAGGCGAATCAGACAGTATTTGACCTGTATTCCGGAACCGGAACAATCGCACAGATACTTTCTCCGGTTGCAAAGAAAGTGATCGGTGTGGAGATCGTGGAGGAAGCTGTTGTGGCTGCAAGGGAGAATGCAGCTTTAAACGGACTTACCAACTGCGAATTTATCGCGGGAGATGTATTAAAAGTGATCGATACGATCGGGGAAAAACCGGATTATATCGTACTTGATCCGCCAAGAGATGGAATCCATCCGAAAGCACTGGAGAAAATCATCCGCTATAATGTGCCGCAGATGGTCTATATTTCCTGTAAACCGACCAGCTTAGCAAGAGATCTTGAAGTGCTGCAGGCGAGAGGTTATCAGGTGAAGAAAGTGCAGTGCGTGGACATGTTCCCTGCGACGGGAAATTGTGAGACGGTTGTCTTGCTTTCCAAGGGCGAGGTCGACTCGAAAAAGATTCGGGTTGAGTTCTCTTTGGAAGATATGGATATGTCGGAGTTCCAAGATGGGGCAACCTACACGCAGATCAAGGACTATGTACTGGAACATAGCGGATTAAAGGTATCCAACCTCTATATCTCACAGATTAAACGGAAATGTGGGATTGAGGTAGGCAAAAACTATAATCTGCCGAAATCCGAGGATTCCAGACAGCCCCAGTGTCCGCCGGAAAAAGAGAAAGCAATCCGAGAAGCATTCAAATATTTTGGGATGATCTAACATCCAGCAAAGTGGAGGTTTCTTATGGATAGATTGATTTCTTGTGAGTTTAACATGGATACCGCTTGTGTGGAACTGAAATTTTTAGATGGCAGCATGATTGCCATTGATACCATCGCCGTGGAGAATGAGGTTGCTGACAATATGTATCAACGGTCAGAACTGGATTATCTAATCTACAATGATCCGGTTGGATATGCAGACTTGATCTTGAACGGTGATCCCGAAATTTATCTAAAAACTGTAACTGAATGTAAACCCTTAGATTAAAACTCAGCCCTCTGCCTTTTCCTTGGCAGAGGGCCGTTTTTTGCTTAACAGTTATTGAGCATCCCTTAATTGCTCTACAACACTGCATTTCGCTGCATTGTCATACATCATGCAAGGAATCAGCCACCCCAGCAGAAGAAATACCGGAATTGTCAGCAGGACAGGCAGAATGGTGAATCGATACTCAAAGAACCAGAACATACTGCCCAGCATTTTTCCTGCAAGAGGTCCCACCGCCAGCGACAGAATAAAGGCCGCCGATACGGAGGACATTGCGTAAAACAATCCCTCGTAGATCAGCATGGTTTTGAGCTGCCGGTTCGTCATTCCTACAGCCTGAAGCACAGCAAATTCACGGCGGCGGGAAAGAATACTGGTCATCATGGCGTTGAAGAAATTTAAGAGTCCCACCAGCCCGATGATAGCACAGAGGATACCACCTACCAGAAGGAACATCTGCCGGAACTGAGCAAACTCAGAGCGAGCCGTGGCCTTGCTTTCATACATCAAGGGTGAAAACTCACCGGCAGTGAGCTTCGATAGATATTGCTCTGCTTCGGCCTCGTCTGCGTCGTCTGCTGTGTCGAACAGGTAGAGCATCGGAATGGCCGCACCGCCGCTGTCCCTCTGTGCGGTATCCACAGACAAAACTGTCTCATATCCAATACCACCATAACGATAACTCATGGAATACGGAAGCTCTACCAAGGCGCAGACCGTGTACTCTACATCTCTGGCTCCATACAGTTTTTCCTGAAAGTACTCCTCCGGTGTATCTTCGGTGCGGAGTTCCCCGGTGCGGCTGTCGATATATTTCACATCGTCCGCATAGGTGGCGGTGATCGTGTCTCCCACCTTGGGGTAGTATTCAGGATTGGGCAGATTACCGTAGTCATCTAAGGAAACCGCAATGGCAATAGCGTTATTGTTTGGCTCCAGCATAGGAGAAATATCTCCGTCGAACACTTGCAGCTTGTCAAACAGGCTGTTATCCAGAGCCTCGATTCTGGTATCTCCCATCACCATATCGCCCCGGTGCTCCATGCGGCTCATATGGCTGTCCAACTGCTCAGCACTTTCGTACCTTGCATAGTCCTGCCGCAGAGCATCCTCCGTCATCCAAAGATATACGGGTTTTCGCACAGCATATCCCGTGCCGGAAAGACTGGACTTTGTGTTTGCTGCGATCTCTTCGATCTGTTCCGGCGTGATGAATTCATCTGCCGGGTTGTAACGGAAATAGTCGGGCGTGCTGACGATAAAATCGGCGCAGGTCATGAAGGATACATACTTCTCCATGCTGAAGCCGCCCACAAAGGCACACAGTGCATTGAACAGCGTCACCGACAGTGCCAGAGACACCACCACCAGCACCGTCTTTTTTTTGTTTCGTCCCAGATTGGCAAAGGCCATCTGATGGAGCTTCGCTCCCCGGGTGCTGCGCTGTTTTTTCTTGGTCTGCATCGCATCTGTATATTTGGTAGCCTCCACCGGAGAAACCCTGGCTGCCATTTTCCCGGGCTTGGAGCAGGACAAAAGCACCGTCAGCAGGGCAAACAGCACGGAGCCAACAAAGATCACAGGCGAAGTGCTGATGGTGGTGATGCCTGCATCCAACTGGGTGGAGCGCAAGACAACAGGCACCAGAACAGCGCCAATGCCATAGCCCAACAGCAGCCCCGCCGGAATGCCGATCAGACAAAGCAGAAGTGCCTGCTGGCGAATGATGCGTTTGAGCTGCCGGGGCGTTGTGCCAATGGTTTTCAGAAGCCCGTAAAACCGGATATCCCCCGCAACAGAGATCTGGAAAATGTTATAGATGATAAGATACCCGGTGAAAATCACCAGCAGCAAAAAAGCTGCTATGGCGATCACAAGTTCCGGATCGAGATGCGACTCCAGCTGGGATGAGGTATATCCCCAGTTGACGCCGATCCGGACGCTGTTGGGATCGGTATAGCTGTCCCATGTGTAGCCGAGATCGGTATCCACCTGCTCCATCTGCCCTTGAATGTTTGTACTGGAAGCCATCATGACATTCAAATCGGTGCGGAAAGGCTGTAAACCTGTTTTCACTGCCTGCGCTTCGATGTCATCTGCGTAATCACGGCTGATGTTGATGTAATGAACAGGCATTAGTTCATCATAGTCCCAATAGCCCACCAGCGTAAAGGTATCTGTTACAGTAAAGGCGGTTTGATCCTTGTCCGTAATGGAATAGGAAACCGTGACCTCGGCGCCCAGCTCCGGCGTTACGCCAAGCAGCCGCAACGCTGCCGTATCCATGGCTACCTCTTTGCCGCTTTCGGGCATCCGTCCGGTAGTAGGGGTTGCATAGCTCCATTTAGTGCAGTTGGCATCCATGTAGCTGATCTCTGCAGGGGTTTTGGAAAAGACACCCTCCGCAGTGATACCGATTACCTTCCGTACCCCCGCAGCCTTCACCTTTGGGTGGGCAGCGATACGTTCCGCCTGCTCGGGGGAAACATCCTTAAAGGTACCGTGTGCATAGCCACCTACCTGCCGAAACTGGTAGGTTTCATAACTGGCGTTCAACGACAAGACAATGGTGAACATGGACGTAAATAGCAGCGTTGTCAGCGCAATGGCAAAAATAGCGATCAGATTGCGGCGACGGTTCGCATAAAGAGATTTTAAGCTGAGCTTTCGAATACATTTTCTGTTTTTGACATTCATCGTAGCCACCTCCCGTTAGTTCTGGGAGACGATCCGACCATCTTCGATACGGATAATGCGGTCTGCCATCTGCGCAATTTCTTCGTTGTGAG
The Roseburia rectibacter DNA segment above includes these coding regions:
- the pcrA gene encoding DNA helicase PcrA; the encoded protein is MSIYDTLNEQQREAVYQTEGPVLILAGAGSGKTRVLTHRTAYLIEEKGVNPYHIMAITFTNKAAGEMRERIDKIVGFGSESIWVSTFHSSCVRILRRHIDRIGFDTNFTIYDADDSKSLMKDICKRLEIDTKIYKEKSFLAAISSAKDELITPTELMQRALTSSDYAKRRQAEVYREYQDALHKNNALDFDDLIMKTVELLQSDPEVKNYYQERFHYIMVDEYQDTNTAQFELIRLLAGKYQNLCVVGDDDQSIYKFRGANIYNILNFEKHFPDAKTIKLEQNYRSTQNILNAANSVIANNVGRKSKTLWTANEEGKKIDFEQFNTGYEEADFIACDIAGDVKNGAYHYGDHAVLYRTNAQSRLFEERFIVSNIPYKIVGGVNFYARKEVKDLLAYLKTIDNARDDLAVRRILNVPKRGIGATTVNRVTDYAGAYDISFYDALKRADEIPSIGKAASKVKPFVNLIQVFRSKLEFISISELLREVIEETGYVKELQAEGTDEAEARIENIDELLSKVVSYEESEEHPTLSGFLEEVALVADIDSLEDDSDYVVLMTLHSAKGLEFPKVYLAGMEDGLFPSYMSITSDDSSEQLEEERRLAYVGITRAMKELTITCARQRMIRGETQYNKVSRFVKEIPAELLDGKETVPARKEAGTSTGNEWSAKSKRMNMKQQPSGQSMQARAFASVHTKAEKLPYDIADRVLHTRFGEGTVVAIVEGGRDYEVTVQFDTVGIKKMFASFAKLKKI
- the rlmD gene encoding 23S rRNA (uracil(1939)-C(5))-methyltransferase RlmD: MKKGQIVEGIIERVDFPNKGILRTEDGTRVIVKNAIMGQKVSAAVNKVRKGKCEGRLLEILEKSALELPEPGCVHYGICGGCTFQSLPYEEQLKMKEKQVKDLIDAVITEENKGYEFLPIKASPRPKAYRNKMEFSFGDEYKDGPLALGMHKRGSFYDIVNVGECQIVDEDFRRVLKITLEYFKEKQISFYHKLRHTGYLRHFLVRKAAKTGEILVDLVTTTQMEELSGENESALLEGWVKKLCEEKYDGVLKGILHTKNDSVADTIKNEGTDILFGQDFFYEELLGLKFKITPFSFFQTNSLGAEVLYQTAREFIGDALDDEANQTVFDLYSGTGTIAQILSPVAKKVIGVEIVEEAVVAARENAALNGLTNCEFIAGDVLKVIDTIGEKPDYIVLDPPRDGIHPKALEKIIRYNVPQMVYISCKPTSLARDLEVLQARGYQVKKVQCVDMFPATGNCETVVLLSKGEVDSKKIRVEFSLEDMDMSEFQDGATYTQIKDYVLEHSGLKVSNLYISQIKRKCGIEVGKNYNLPKSEDSRQPQCPPEKEKAIREAFKYFGMI
- a CDS encoding DUF6061 family protein — its product is MDRLISCEFNMDTACVELKFLDGSMIAIDTIAVENEVADNMYQRSELDYLIYNDPVGYADLILNGDPEIYLKTVTECKPLD
- a CDS encoding ABC transporter permease, producing MNVKNRKCIRKLSLKSLYANRRRNLIAIFAIALTTLLFTSMFTIVLSLNASYETYQFRQVGGYAHGTFKDVSPEQAERIAAHPKVKAAGVRKVIGITAEGVFSKTPAEISYMDANCTKWSYATPTTGRMPESGKEVAMDTAALRLLGVTPELGAEVTVSYSITDKDQTAFTVTDTFTLVGYWDYDELMPVHYINISRDYADDIEAQAVKTGLQPFRTDLNVMMASSTNIQGQMEQVDTDLGYTWDSYTDPNSVRIGVNWGYTSSQLESHLDPELVIAIAAFLLLVIFTGYLIIYNIFQISVAGDIRFYGLLKTIGTTPRQLKRIIRQQALLLCLIGIPAGLLLGYGIGAVLVPVVLRSTQLDAGITTISTSPVIFVGSVLFALLTVLLSCSKPGKMAARVSPVEATKYTDAMQTKKKQRSTRGAKLHQMAFANLGRNKKKTVLVVVSLALSVTLFNALCAFVGGFSMEKYVSFMTCADFIVSTPDYFRYNPADEFITPEQIEEIAANTKSSLSGTGYAVRKPVYLWMTEDALRQDYARYESAEQLDSHMSRMEHRGDMVMGDTRIEALDNSLFDKLQVFDGDISPMLEPNNNAIAIAVSLDDYGNLPNPEYYPKVGDTITATYADDVKYIDSRTGELRTEDTPEEYFQEKLYGARDVEYTVCALVELPYSMSYRYGGIGYETVLSVDTAQRDSGGAAIPMLYLFDTADDADEAEAEQYLSKLTAGEFSPLMYESKATARSEFAQFRQMFLLVGGILCAIIGLVGLLNFFNAMMTSILSRRREFAVLQAVGMTNRQLKTMLIYEGLFYAMSSVSAAFILSLAVGPLAGKMLGSMFWFFEYRFTILPVLLTIPVFLLLGWLIPCMMYDNAAKCSVVEQLRDAQ